A region of the Phaseolus vulgaris cultivar G19833 chromosome 11, P. vulgaris v2.0, whole genome shotgun sequence genome:
atagacacAATCAACTTTCAGGatcaaaccaaaacaaataaatgactactcatcaaggaatatcttcacatatgctcacgggtaaatgtttctctctattttcactgaatcataacaaatcacaattgtttttcatttcatcttcaaatcacaaacatattagaaacatgaatcttgaggtcttttctagggttgtaatgaggttgggcttccaaaaaatattggtttttcttagataacaaaatgcacatcttaaagaagaagaacatacgtacaattcaattataaagaacatatatgttatctaattaccactttctttcgatgtcacatttttcctcattttctttttgacttttcatgatgattttttttttctctttctttttcttcttctctttctctttctattttttttttctttttttcaataataggattttttttctattttcaactttttgagctttcacaatcagaaccaaccattattcctttttctatatgtattgcatctatgttctcctttcTTAAACATGCAAAAAGATAGGAAATTATATCattaaaggttaaggtgcaatattaacaaaaagtTTCTTGGCCTAAAggggatatataaaaaaaatagaattttgaTAAGATAAAGGTTTGCTATTTCGCCCTAAATTCCTAATTAACATATACAAATGCatcaatcatcttcatgttcttttatgatgtaacaaaaataaaaattaagcaatcacaagtgtcaattcatcagtacaactctaaaaattgtttaaggttcacacacacTTGGTTTAAATGCcctcattcctttttgtcttgtcattctctgtcctaatcaatcattctattaaattttcatgtatcataatttcaactacatttgaatagggattcgatcatattttgttttttaagttgtgtctaattcatctcactatctaacatttaaacacaaattcttttttccacaattcaaaattaatattctagtttcTTTTACTTGCAAAAATATAAACtagaaaagaaacaaattaaaacaaaagtttATTCAAGAAATTTAATTCAAACCTAAAACTAACAAactaaaaaaacagaaaatttattcaaaatacaaataagcaattaaaacaaactaaacaaataagcaaataatcagaaacttgaaaaataaaataaaataaaaactaaacaaaaaataaaattcaaataactgaaaagaaagGAGAATTAGatagataaaaccatatttttttctcgatcctctcttcttaagaagtcatccagctttttgttaaaatctttatctacagtcttgcttcatttgctggatctaTCCCATGAATAATAGAACTTGTCCCCAAgtcaaaatacataacctgcaaaatgattaggaggcatatataattttttatttatttttattttttaaaaataaaatcagcaaagataacaaaacaacataaaactaaaatttggactgggttgcctcccagtaagTTCTCAtttaacgtcatctagcttgacgACGCCGGTTTATTTCAAGGtgaaaaactccctttgttgcaTCCTTTTGTACGCATTCTTCCCCTGCCTTAAAATTTTTAAGACCATCAAAAAGATGAAAAGTTACATCCTCATTTTGAGCTCTAAGTTGAAGTTCTCCTTTGTCAACATCAACTACAATTCTAGCAGTCTTCATAAAGGGTCTGTCAAGTATTAAGGGAACCTCTTCATCTTTTTTTATGTCCATGACAACAAAATCCACAGGGAACATGAACTTATCCACCTTTACCATAATgtcttcaaccacaccatatgGATATTTGATGGATCTATCTGCTAATTGCAACTGCATCTTGGTGGGTTGCCCCTCCAAATCACCTAACTTCCTTATCATTTCCAAACGCATTAAATTGATGTTTCCCCTAAATCCAGTAAAGCATTGTCCATTGATAAAGCACCTATAGACACAGAAAGATTAAAACTCTCTGGGTCCTTGGATTTTTTAGGCAAGCCTTTCTGAACAATTGCTTTGTATCTAGCCTTCAACTCTATATTTCTCTCTTCAATATAGCTTTTGTTCTTTCGAAATCTCTCAAGTGTTGAATCTTGCTTTagatttcctgcaaaataatttttagggagtaaattgtcaaaaaaaaaaattgtccttTTTTTTAAGGAGCatgaggatatgataaatctttttcaagaacacttctctccttatttttaattttttcttcctcacttctcttcttttttctctctttctaaTTTCTTTCCCTCTCAGtctcatctttttctttctcaaccCCTACAATATTACCATTCCTCTCTTCTATTATTTTACCACGCTCGGTGGCAATTTCATTGCAATGCTCTTGGGTTCGTTTGGTTGTTGACTGAAAATTGGCCACTTTGTCCCTTCGCAATTTGTTCAATTTGTTTTGCCAGCTATCCTGTCTAGATCTCTATACTTCTAATCATGGTCATGTTATTGTCATGCACTCTCATAATATTGTCTTGTGCACTCACAATCTTTGCCAGGgcattttcaaatttattcattctttcAAGCATGGATGGATCCTCAACTTCAAGTGAATTGTTCTGATAAGAAcagtgaccattaggatgatcacctccacaaaaatcacacctgaTTGATTGACTCTGGGTTTGAGATGAATGAACAACGTATAATTGTTGGggcaatttagccatttgtgcagttagttgctcaatctgctgtgttagaattttatttttagacaATAGTGCATCTTCTAACAACCCTTTATTCTAAAGACCTTGTCCATCATGTTGGGCTTACAATCAGTTGATGTCAATGCATCAATAATTCTTGTCGCTTGTTCTACCTAAAGAACCATCATTGTGCCACCAGTTGCggcatctaggagcatctttgTGTCAGATCTGAGACCAGTGAgaaatatgctcagttgagcaatatcttcaaactcattatttgggcattttctcaatatcatcttGAATCTTTCCCGTGTCTCACAAAATGATTCATTTGCTCCTTATCTAAacataaaaatttcaaactttgttttgatgtagcgagagattggaaaaaatctttgcataaatttttcctctacatccttCCAGCTAGTGAGGCTTTGTTGGAAGTGATTTTAGTCATTCCTTAGCTTTTCCtgccaatgaaaaagaaaacaagcgcatataaatattttcaagatCACCTTATTGAAAGCTCATTGTTCTTacaaattcataaaatgtatctAAATGTGAACATGGATCCTCGTGTTCCATTGCTGTAAATTGATAGGCACTAATGAGAGTGAGAAAATCGGGATTTATTTTCAAGGCCCTTGGCAGTAGCATGTAATACaatactaaaaaaatgttttggtCCTTGCTAAatgacataatctccaagtgtcctcctaaaacactaaaatgacgttaagagaaaaataacaaaaatattcagaaaaaaaatataagtaaaataaaaactaaaaatagaataaaagaaaacaataaaaacaaggAATACGTACTTAAAAATAACACATAAAtactagaaataaaataaaactaaaaactaTAATTGTAAACAACTAACTAAGTTACgtaaaaataagaattaaaactagtaatgaaaaataattaattaaaacaaataaataacaattatGTAAACCTAAATAAAACTACCTAAACAAAATTACGTAAACTAAAcctatataaacaaacaaaataaaaataaaaataaaaacaaaataaaataaataacgtaaagaaaaaaaaacaacgacaactttctttttaaagaacAAATCTATAATCAAATCAAAtctgtaataaaataaaataaacaaaatcaaaacaattaaaatatatacaatatttaggaaattatatTCAACAACTCAAAATCTGTTTTCCGGCGTCAAAAACTtgacggcaagtgcaccgcgttgtcaCAAGTAATAATTGTCCATATGGACGGATATTGATCGAATACAATAATcgttaaatataacaacagaacaataaaaaggaATTGGTTATGTTgccactgatcaataagaaatcaagtaaagaattagttgcttcaattgaaaaaataggGATCAAGTTTTATCTCTCTAActctcataattttttattagcatgttaatattaaatttgattgaaattgatgcccgtagaaaattcatttatatcgatccctcgcatataaaatccttaagaatgtttcctacaATCCATTGCAtattgcatatttataaaaaaaaacaacttaaaataataagaaatgtcctaatttctagtcgatgtgggatttccaacacTTATACTTAAAAAGATTTTGcttcttataaaaaaacattttacaaATTATAGTTCTTAGTGTATCTTATATTctttataaaattgtatttttaataCCATAAGATATTCATTTTAGttctattatttaaaaataattcactatattaaaaaaagttaactaTAACTTTAATAACCAAGTAGAAAATCTATACATATGTGGCATTGAAACTTCAAACAACtcttaacaaataaaaaaacgcATCAGgctattttaagaaaattacaaatatttctaaaaatagAAAGGAATTGCaatctttatttttgtttatatttttttttaatgaaagagATCGTTGAATAGAACCCTAAGGAACGAAAGTCCTGGGAAATTTGCAGGCTCCAAGATCCCTCTTTTCCTAAGAACCCATTTCTCTTTCATCCTCCAATCTTCATACTGTGCCCAGAGAGGCTTCAGATTCGCGAATCAACAAATGGGTGTTGTGTTGAAGCTAGTAGACGCCATTCTGTTTCTGTTCTTCCTCTTGATAGCAGTGGTGGCTCCTCTCATTGATGCTCAAACGTGTCTTCCTCTCAGTTATTTCCCTGAATTTCTTGTCCAACTCAAGGAACACTACACCCAAGACTATGGTGATTACCTTCTGGCTGAAAAGCCACACTTTTTTGTAGGCCTTGTTTGGCTTGAGCTTCTATTCCAATGGCCCCTTGCACTCCTCAACCTCTATGCCATTCTCACTTCCAAGCCTTGGTTCAACACCACTTGCTTGATGTATGGTGTCTCTACCTCTACCTCCATGGTATCTCTATTATCTTTCTCCTTTCTTTCTCTCTATCAccttaaattcatattttactTCTTCAAAGTTTCTCCCATTTTTTATAATCCCATGAGCAGGATTGCAGAGAATACTTGGTTTTTTTTCCAGGGAAAAAGTTTCTACCTTTTCCATGGCTCccccttttttatttttgtaattttgattAATGGGATTGTATGTTTGTATGGATCCTGAGTTAATATGAACGATTAGGCTTCTGGGGAAGAGAGAAAATGGATATTATTCTCTTTTCTGATGTTTGAATCTTGGGATCTAGAAAAGCTCTAACTTTTTGTAGTTACTAGCAACCATTCAATTAGAACCAATGCATTCATTTGTTTACAGAGATCTGCTAGCTGTTTTTGGGTTCTTCCTCCTCATTTGGTCAGTCTTGGGCCATGGTTCTTTATTCGAAGATTTTCGTGGCTATTATTACTTTGTACTAGTACAAAAAAATATAGCTTTTGCAGCTGTCAGATTAGATCATGCTGAATTGATTATATAGCTTGCTGTCTAAATATAATGAAAGCAAAATTTAGGCCATGCAATTCTAAGGCTTAGATTTAGATTTTGATCGGAAACTATGGTCAAGATGTATTGCATGGCTTTTCTAACAATCGGGTACTTGCTTAGGTGTTAATTACACTACAAAATTACACTATGGTTAGAATTTGGAGAAAACTTTGATAGTTCTCGAATTAAAATTGTCGTTTGTGGCAGTAATTCACGTAATCCTTTAATGCAAACTTTTTATTACACAAATTATTAAGGTAAAACACTGATTCAGATTGAGGAACAATACAAACAGTATTT
Encoded here:
- the LOC137825857 gene encoding uncharacterized protein translates to MGVVLKLVDAILFLFFLLIAVVAPLIDAQTCLPLSYFPEFLVQLKEHYTQDYGDYLLAEKPHFFVGLVWLELLFQWPLALLNLYAILTSKPWFNTTCLMYGVSTSTSMVAILSEMMNSNRASEKLITVYASFMGLGALALLRGLLTCSSKSTSSLGKRPALTRKKRA
- the LOC137834275 gene encoding uncharacterized protein; its protein translation is MIRKLGDLEGQPTKMQLQLADRSIKYPYGVVEDIMVKVDKFMFPVDFVVMDIKKDEEVPLILDRPFMKTARIVVDVDKGELQLRAQNEDVTFHLFDGLKNFKAGEECVQKDATKGVFHLEINRRRQAR